The sequence TTTCCTTTGGCTTGTTGTTGTTAATTTGCATGTATATTTATGTTCTTCTGGAAAATGTTTGTTTTGAGGTGTATTGTTTCTCTGTTCTTTTCTTTCCTGTACTTGTACAGAACATTTTTTTGACCGTCAGAAACATCTACCAAGTTTTTGGTTTACTTGTTAAAAGCTTGACTGTGCCAACATTTGTTTTTGGACTGATACAGATTCACACCATCTAGTGTAGATATGGTTTCCAAGTTCAAACTCCTGTGTCATTGAGGAACAAGAATTGGCAAATTGAGCACTGATGATGAAAGGCCACAAGCAAATGTTAAGTGAACCAACTCAAAGAAGCACATTATTATTACACGTGTATGAAGATACATCTCCAAGTGTTTGATACTCAACTTGGTTCAAAGATTAAAGTTGTTTAAAATCATACAAGAAGTTGCTGAGTTGCATCTCAGCATGAATAGGATATACTTCTTCAAACATAGCAATAACCCAAATTATTCTCTGCCAAGCATGTCACTCTCCTTCGCTGAGGATTGGAACAATCAGAGGTTTCAGCTGCGCGAGATAGACAATTGCCCacctagaaagaaaagaaagtaaaGTGGTAATTAGACAAAAGAAAAACACAATAAAATGATGCTGATCACAAAAAGATTATAAAAGACTTCAACACCATCTCTTATGCTGATCAGCTGATGTATAAGATCTCAAGTGGGGTGATAAACATTGCATGACAGATACGACCAACGTATCATTTTCTTCTATTGCCCCATTATCTAGTTTGGCAGCTGTTTGTCTTAACTTGCATATATTCTAAGTCATGCTCCTTTGTGATACTTTTTTGTGTTATATCAGCATTATGGGTAACTTATCTTAGATAACatggaagaaaaataaaatgagaaaTTGAAACGATTCTCATTCATACAAGAATGTCATGACAAAGAACGATGTGCTAAAAGAAAGCAACAAGAACAAATGAGGAAACTTACATCATCCAACAGCAAACTGTTGCCGTGATGACTAATGTTAAATGAAACCTGCAAAACCAAAACATCTTAAATCATTTCACATTTTCATACCCCACACAATAACCAATAATAAAAATGTTTGACatgaaatgaaaatgataaaGTATGAGAATAGAATGAACCTTCATTTGTCGTGCTTGTAAGCACCCTAAATTCCCTAATTAA comes from Musa acuminata AAA Group cultivar baxijiao chromosome BXJ3-3, Cavendish_Baxijiao_AAA, whole genome shotgun sequence and encodes:
- the LOC135633087 gene encoding V-type proton ATPase subunit e1-like; amino-acid sequence: MGFLMTTIIFFVAGVVASVLIRLCCNRGPSTNLFHLTLVITATVCCWMMWAIVYLAQLKPLIVPILSEGE